The proteins below come from a single Sorghum bicolor cultivar BTx623 chromosome 4, Sorghum_bicolor_NCBIv3, whole genome shotgun sequence genomic window:
- the LOC8072480 gene encoding H/ACA ribonucleoprotein complex subunit 3-like protein, with protein sequence MYLQYYINEKGDKVYTTKKESPLGVPTQSAHPARFSPDDKYSRQRYLLKKRFALLPTQQPAPKY encoded by the exons ATGTATCTCCAGTACTACATCAACGAGAAGGGGGACAAGGTCTACACCACCAAG AAGGAGTCGCCTCTTGGGGTGCCGACACAGTCTGCTCACCCAG CTCGCTTCTCACCAGATGACAAGTACTCTCGCCAGCGGTACCTATTGAAGAAGAGATTTGCACTTTTGCCAACTCAGCAGCCAGCACCAAAGTACTGA